In one Camelus dromedarius isolate mCamDro1 chromosome 31, mCamDro1.pat, whole genome shotgun sequence genomic region, the following are encoded:
- the LOC105099505 gene encoding solute carrier family 5 member 4, translated as MEKPPPAAMASTSASELLLTSVIVIYFVVVMAVGLWAMLKTNRGTIGGFFLASREMTWVPMGASLFASNIGSGHFVGLAGTGAASGIAIAAFEWNALLLLLVLGWFFVPIYIKAGVMTMPEYLRKRFGGQRIQIYLSILSLFISVALRISSDVFSGAIFIKLALGLDLYLAIFILLAITAIYTITDNSEETRGCLRKAYDLFCGLQRKGPKLSKEEEEAQRRKLTDTSEKALWRTVVNVNAILLLTVAVFLHGYFA; from the exons ATGGAGAAACCTCCACCTGCAGCCATGGCCAGCACA AGCGCATCCGAACTGCTGCTGACATCTGTCATTGTCATCTATTTTGTGGTGGTGATGGCTGTCGGGCTGTGG GCAATGCTGAAGACCAACCGGGGCACAATTGGAGGCTTCTTCCTGGCTAGTCGAGAGATGACCTGGGTGCCG ATGGGCGCCTCTCTCTTCGCCAGTAACATCGGCAGTGGCCACTTCGTAGGGCTGGCGGGGACGGGAGCGGCCTCGGGAATCGCCATTGCAGCATTTGAGTGgaat GCCTTGCTGCTCTTGCTGGTTCTAGGGTGGTTCTTTGTCCCCATATACATCAAGGCCGGG GTGATGACCATGCCGGAATATCTGAGGAAGCGATTTGGGGGGCAGCGAATCCAGATCTacctctccatcctctccctgTTCATCTCTGTGGCTTTGAGAATCTCA TCGGACGTATTTTCTGGAGCCATATTCATCAAGCTGGCCTTGGGACTGGACCTTTATCTGGCGATCTTCATCCTCTTGGCTATCACTGCCATTTACACAATCACTG ATAATTCCGAGGAAACTCGTGGATGTCTCAGAAAGGCTTACGACTTGTTCTGCGGTTTGCAGAGAAAAGGCCCCAAGCTgagcaaagaggaggaagaagcccagaggaggaagctgacAGACACATCGGAGAAGGCATTGTGGAGGACCGTGGTGAATGTCAACGCCATCCTCCTCTTGACGGTGGCAGTCTTTCTCCATGGCTATTTTGCCTGA